One Ctenopharyngodon idella isolate HZGC_01 chromosome 9, HZGC01, whole genome shotgun sequence DNA window includes the following coding sequences:
- the si:ch211-45c16.2 gene encoding mitogen-activated protein kinase kinase kinase 13 isoform X1: protein MHTHGTMGSSPEVLSWTSCPSLLVGKLKEELKLTVVGDSMKKTSNNVSPQALPPLPPPPPQIITDLAPPTTLPMPLQQLQLPCRDDEPGGTSPPCTALSEDSTREQGHFENSVLQLQEHEEAESPGSCGQGGCGSGGEEKNDEGGCPMEHGGDDTHHHPHDDIKLHFHRAGTGSGGFLEGLFGCLRPVWNIIGKTYSTEYKLQQQVDMWEVPFEEISELQWLGSGAQGAVFLGKFHSEEVAIKKVREQKETDIKHLRKLKHPNIISFKGVCTQAPCYCIIMEYCAQGQLYEVLRAGRKITPRLLVDWASGIASGMNYLHLHKIIHRDLKSPNVLVTQNDGVKISDFGTSKELSDKSMKMSFAGTVAWMAPEVIRNEPVSEKVDIWSFGVVLWELLTGEIPYKDVDSSAIIWGVGSNSLHLPVPSTCPDGFKILMKQTWQGKPRNRPSFRQILLHLDIASADVLGTPQETYFKSQANWREEVKKHFEKIKSEGTCIHRLDEELIRRRRDELRHALDIREHYERKLERANNLYMELSAIMLQLEVREKELLKREQAVEKKYPGTYKRHLVRPIVRPNAVEKLIKKKSGMNHKPGTQQPKRPDLLRSDGIPSVEPLPAPSPLSGSPKVSTPPGKTRYRSKPRHRRANSKGSHNDFLGALKPNSGPSEEQQPLQEQSYHHHHHHPPPEGPLIPLKNRENAVATCANNLRYFGPAAALRSPQTDHLQRRLSGSSPDLISTAVDADSRHRRSSIPPAVGSGPGPLCPCCQAHPFPGCMHCQEMPSTPSHPQLPHYSLLSTCEGTPPAAKRTLEPTAEGEAQGKGEQPEQRSPRGSLLHTLRPLRNAGDESSEEEEGEVDSEVDFPRRQRPHRCMSSFQSYSTFSSENLSVSDGEEGNTSDHSHSGPLEQLSASQEEHLDELLSHTPEIPIDISTQSDGLSDKECAVRRVKTQISLGKLCADEHSYENPLHFGDSDCDTSDAECSDATIRNKQPCAPSSW, encoded by the exons ATGCACACGCACGGCACCATGGGAAGCTCCCCGGAGGTGctgtcctggacatcttgtccCAGCCTGCTGGTGGGGAAGCTGAAGGAAGAGCTCAAGCTCACAGTCGTCGGAGACTCGATGAAGAAAACCAGCAACAACGTTTCTCCTCAGGCGCTGCCGCCACTGCCGCCTCCTCCGCCGCAGATCATCACAGACCTCGCTCCACCCACCACGCTTCCCATGCCGCTCCAGCAGCTGCAGCTCCCCTGTAGGGACGACGAGCCGGGTGGCACCAGCCCGCCGTGCACCGCCCTCAGCGAGGACTCCACGCGGGAGCAGGGACACTTTGAAAACAGCGTGCTGCAGCTGCAGGAGCACGAGGAGGCCGAGTCGCCGGGATCTTGCGGTCAGGGAGGCTGCGGAAGCGGCGGAGAGGAGAAGAATGATGAGGGCGGCTGTCCGATGGAGCACGGCGGGGATGACACGCACCACCACCCACATGATGACATCAAACTGCACTTTCATAGAGCCGGGACGGGGAGCGGTGGATTCTTGGAGGGGCTGTTTGGATGTTTGAGACCTGTGTGGAATATCATCGGGAAGACATACTCGACTGAGTACAAACTTCAGCAGCAAG tagaCATGTGGGAGGTGCCGTTTGAGGAGATTTCTGAGCTGCAGTGGCTGGGAAGCGGAGCTCAAGGTGCCGTGTTCCTCGGAAAGTTCCACTCCGAAGAGGTCGCCATCAAGAAAGTCCGCGAGCAGAAGGAGACCGATATCAAACACCTCCGCAAGCTGAAGCACCCCAACATCATCAGCTTCAA GGGTGTGTGCACACAGGCCCCGTGTTACTGCATCATCATGGAGTATTGTGCACAAGGGCAGCTGTACGAGGTTCTCAGGGCTGGTCGTAAGATCACACCACGGCTGCTGGTTGACTGGGCTTCAGGGATCGCCAGCGGCATGAACTACCTGCACCTCCACAAGATCATCCACAGAGACCTCAAGTCACCAAA TGTGCTAGTCACTCAAAATGACGGCGTGAAGATCTCAGACTTTGGAACATCTAAAGAGCTCAGTGACAAAAGTATGAAGATGTCCTTTGCGGGTACGGTAGCCTGGATGGCCCCTGAAGTGATCCGGAATGAGCCGGTGTCGGAGAAAGTGGACATATG GTCGTTTGGTGTGGTGTTATGGGAGCTGCTGACCGGTGAGATCCCCTATAAGGACGTGGACTCCTCCGCCATTATCTGGGGCGTGGGGAGTAACAGCCTTCATCTGCCTGTGCCGTCCACGTGTCCCGACGGCTTCAAGATCCTTATGAAACAGACCTG GCAAGGTAAACCCAGAAACCGTCCGTCCTTCAGGCAGATCCTTTTACATCTAGATATCGCCTCCGCTGATGTGCTCGGGACGCCACAGGAGACCTACTTCAAATCTCAG GCGAATTGGAGGGAAGAGGTGAAGAAGCATTTCGAGAAGATCAAGAGCGAAGGCACCTGCATCCATCGACTCGACGAGGAGCTCATTCGACGCAGAAGAGACGAGCTGCG acATGCTCTGGACATCCGAGAGCATTATGAGAGGAAACTGGAGCGCGCCAATAATCTGTACATGGAGCTCAGCGCTATCATGCTACAGCTGGAGGTGCGGGAGAAAGAGCTGCTCAA GAGGGAGCAGGCTGTGGAGAAGAAGTACCCCGGCACGTACAAACGCCACCTGGTGCGGCCCATTGTGCGGCCCAACGCTGTTGAGAAGCTCATTAAGAAAAAGAGTGGCATGAACCATAAGCCTGGGACACAGCAGCCGAAGAG ACCGGATCTGCTGCGCTCCGATGGCATTCCCAGCGTCGAGCCTCTTCCTGCTCCGTCACCACTGTCAGGAAGCCCAAAAGTGTCGACCCCGCCTGGAAAAACCCGGTACCGCAGTAAACCCCGCCACCGGAGGGCAAACAGCAAGGGCAGCCACAATGATTTCCTGGGTGCGCTGAAGCCCAATTCGGGCCCCTCAGAAGAACAGCAACCCCTACAGGAGCAAAGTTAccatcaccaccatcatcaccCTCCACCCGAGGGTCCCCTCATCCCGCTGAAGAACCGCGAGAACGCCGTGGCCACGTGTGCCAACAACCTGCGCTACTTCGGCCCAGCTGCCGCCCTCCGCAGCCCGCAGACAGACCACCTCCAACGGAGGCTGTCCGGCTCTAGTCCCGATCTCATTTCCACCGCGGTGGACGCAGATTCCCGCCACCGCAGGTCCTCCATACCTCCAGCCGTGGGCTCCGGTCCCGGGCCACTTTGCCCCTGCTGCCAGGCGCATCCGTTCCCCGGCTGCATGCACTGCCAGGAGATGCCGTCCACTCCTAGCCACCCTCAACTCCCACATTACTCGCTGCTGAGCACGTGCGAGGGAACGCCGCCCGCCGCCAAGAGGACGCTGGAGCCGACGGCAGAGGGTGAAGCTCAAGGAAAGGGAGAGCAGCCGGAGCAGAGATCCCCGAGAGGAAGCTTACTGCACACGCTCAGACCTCTCAGAAAT GCGGGAGACGAGTCGTCTGAGGAAGAGGAGGGAGAGGTTGACAGTGAGGTGGATTTTCCACGCAGACAACG GCCTCATCGCTGTATGAGCAGCTTTCAGTCGTACTCCACCTTCAGTTCGGAGAACCTGTCGGTGTCTGACGGAGAGGAGGGCAACACCAGTGATCACTCTCACAGCGGCCCGCTGGAGCAGCTCAGCGCCAGTCAGGAGGAACATCTGGACGAGCTCCTGTCCCACACACCTGAGATCCCCATCGACATCTCCACGCAGTCCGACGGCCTGTCTGATAAAGAGTGCGCCGTCCGCCGGGTCAAGACTCAGATCTCTCTGGGCAAACTGTGTGCTGATGAGCACAGCTATGAG AATCCGCTGCACTTCGGTGATTCCGACTGTGATACGTCGGATGCGGAATGTTCCGACGCCACCATCAGGAATAAGCAGCCCTGCGCACCCTCTTCCTGGTGA
- the si:ch211-45c16.2 gene encoding mitogen-activated protein kinase kinase kinase 13 isoform X2 produces MHTHGTMGSSPEVLSWTSCPSLLVGKLKEELKLTVVGDSMKKTSNNVSPQALPPLPPPPPQIITDLAPPTTLPMPLQQLQLPCRDDEPGGTSPPCTALSEDSTREQGHFENSVLQLQEHEEAESPGSCGQGGCGSGGEEKNDEGGCPMEHGGDDTHHHPHDDIKLHFHRAGTGSGGFLEGLFGCLRPVWNIIGKTYSTEYKLQQQDMWEVPFEEISELQWLGSGAQGAVFLGKFHSEEVAIKKVREQKETDIKHLRKLKHPNIISFKGVCTQAPCYCIIMEYCAQGQLYEVLRAGRKITPRLLVDWASGIASGMNYLHLHKIIHRDLKSPNVLVTQNDGVKISDFGTSKELSDKSMKMSFAGTVAWMAPEVIRNEPVSEKVDIWSFGVVLWELLTGEIPYKDVDSSAIIWGVGSNSLHLPVPSTCPDGFKILMKQTWQGKPRNRPSFRQILLHLDIASADVLGTPQETYFKSQANWREEVKKHFEKIKSEGTCIHRLDEELIRRRRDELRHALDIREHYERKLERANNLYMELSAIMLQLEVREKELLKREQAVEKKYPGTYKRHLVRPIVRPNAVEKLIKKKSGMNHKPGTQQPKRPDLLRSDGIPSVEPLPAPSPLSGSPKVSTPPGKTRYRSKPRHRRANSKGSHNDFLGALKPNSGPSEEQQPLQEQSYHHHHHHPPPEGPLIPLKNRENAVATCANNLRYFGPAAALRSPQTDHLQRRLSGSSPDLISTAVDADSRHRRSSIPPAVGSGPGPLCPCCQAHPFPGCMHCQEMPSTPSHPQLPHYSLLSTCEGTPPAAKRTLEPTAEGEAQGKGEQPEQRSPRGSLLHTLRPLRNAGDESSEEEEGEVDSEVDFPRRQRPHRCMSSFQSYSTFSSENLSVSDGEEGNTSDHSHSGPLEQLSASQEEHLDELLSHTPEIPIDISTQSDGLSDKECAVRRVKTQISLGKLCADEHSYENPLHFGDSDCDTSDAECSDATIRNKQPCAPSSW; encoded by the exons ATGCACACGCACGGCACCATGGGAAGCTCCCCGGAGGTGctgtcctggacatcttgtccCAGCCTGCTGGTGGGGAAGCTGAAGGAAGAGCTCAAGCTCACAGTCGTCGGAGACTCGATGAAGAAAACCAGCAACAACGTTTCTCCTCAGGCGCTGCCGCCACTGCCGCCTCCTCCGCCGCAGATCATCACAGACCTCGCTCCACCCACCACGCTTCCCATGCCGCTCCAGCAGCTGCAGCTCCCCTGTAGGGACGACGAGCCGGGTGGCACCAGCCCGCCGTGCACCGCCCTCAGCGAGGACTCCACGCGGGAGCAGGGACACTTTGAAAACAGCGTGCTGCAGCTGCAGGAGCACGAGGAGGCCGAGTCGCCGGGATCTTGCGGTCAGGGAGGCTGCGGAAGCGGCGGAGAGGAGAAGAATGATGAGGGCGGCTGTCCGATGGAGCACGGCGGGGATGACACGCACCACCACCCACATGATGACATCAAACTGCACTTTCATAGAGCCGGGACGGGGAGCGGTGGATTCTTGGAGGGGCTGTTTGGATGTTTGAGACCTGTGTGGAATATCATCGGGAAGACATACTCGACTGAGTACAAACTTCAGCAGCAAG aCATGTGGGAGGTGCCGTTTGAGGAGATTTCTGAGCTGCAGTGGCTGGGAAGCGGAGCTCAAGGTGCCGTGTTCCTCGGAAAGTTCCACTCCGAAGAGGTCGCCATCAAGAAAGTCCGCGAGCAGAAGGAGACCGATATCAAACACCTCCGCAAGCTGAAGCACCCCAACATCATCAGCTTCAA GGGTGTGTGCACACAGGCCCCGTGTTACTGCATCATCATGGAGTATTGTGCACAAGGGCAGCTGTACGAGGTTCTCAGGGCTGGTCGTAAGATCACACCACGGCTGCTGGTTGACTGGGCTTCAGGGATCGCCAGCGGCATGAACTACCTGCACCTCCACAAGATCATCCACAGAGACCTCAAGTCACCAAA TGTGCTAGTCACTCAAAATGACGGCGTGAAGATCTCAGACTTTGGAACATCTAAAGAGCTCAGTGACAAAAGTATGAAGATGTCCTTTGCGGGTACGGTAGCCTGGATGGCCCCTGAAGTGATCCGGAATGAGCCGGTGTCGGAGAAAGTGGACATATG GTCGTTTGGTGTGGTGTTATGGGAGCTGCTGACCGGTGAGATCCCCTATAAGGACGTGGACTCCTCCGCCATTATCTGGGGCGTGGGGAGTAACAGCCTTCATCTGCCTGTGCCGTCCACGTGTCCCGACGGCTTCAAGATCCTTATGAAACAGACCTG GCAAGGTAAACCCAGAAACCGTCCGTCCTTCAGGCAGATCCTTTTACATCTAGATATCGCCTCCGCTGATGTGCTCGGGACGCCACAGGAGACCTACTTCAAATCTCAG GCGAATTGGAGGGAAGAGGTGAAGAAGCATTTCGAGAAGATCAAGAGCGAAGGCACCTGCATCCATCGACTCGACGAGGAGCTCATTCGACGCAGAAGAGACGAGCTGCG acATGCTCTGGACATCCGAGAGCATTATGAGAGGAAACTGGAGCGCGCCAATAATCTGTACATGGAGCTCAGCGCTATCATGCTACAGCTGGAGGTGCGGGAGAAAGAGCTGCTCAA GAGGGAGCAGGCTGTGGAGAAGAAGTACCCCGGCACGTACAAACGCCACCTGGTGCGGCCCATTGTGCGGCCCAACGCTGTTGAGAAGCTCATTAAGAAAAAGAGTGGCATGAACCATAAGCCTGGGACACAGCAGCCGAAGAG ACCGGATCTGCTGCGCTCCGATGGCATTCCCAGCGTCGAGCCTCTTCCTGCTCCGTCACCACTGTCAGGAAGCCCAAAAGTGTCGACCCCGCCTGGAAAAACCCGGTACCGCAGTAAACCCCGCCACCGGAGGGCAAACAGCAAGGGCAGCCACAATGATTTCCTGGGTGCGCTGAAGCCCAATTCGGGCCCCTCAGAAGAACAGCAACCCCTACAGGAGCAAAGTTAccatcaccaccatcatcaccCTCCACCCGAGGGTCCCCTCATCCCGCTGAAGAACCGCGAGAACGCCGTGGCCACGTGTGCCAACAACCTGCGCTACTTCGGCCCAGCTGCCGCCCTCCGCAGCCCGCAGACAGACCACCTCCAACGGAGGCTGTCCGGCTCTAGTCCCGATCTCATTTCCACCGCGGTGGACGCAGATTCCCGCCACCGCAGGTCCTCCATACCTCCAGCCGTGGGCTCCGGTCCCGGGCCACTTTGCCCCTGCTGCCAGGCGCATCCGTTCCCCGGCTGCATGCACTGCCAGGAGATGCCGTCCACTCCTAGCCACCCTCAACTCCCACATTACTCGCTGCTGAGCACGTGCGAGGGAACGCCGCCCGCCGCCAAGAGGACGCTGGAGCCGACGGCAGAGGGTGAAGCTCAAGGAAAGGGAGAGCAGCCGGAGCAGAGATCCCCGAGAGGAAGCTTACTGCACACGCTCAGACCTCTCAGAAAT GCGGGAGACGAGTCGTCTGAGGAAGAGGAGGGAGAGGTTGACAGTGAGGTGGATTTTCCACGCAGACAACG GCCTCATCGCTGTATGAGCAGCTTTCAGTCGTACTCCACCTTCAGTTCGGAGAACCTGTCGGTGTCTGACGGAGAGGAGGGCAACACCAGTGATCACTCTCACAGCGGCCCGCTGGAGCAGCTCAGCGCCAGTCAGGAGGAACATCTGGACGAGCTCCTGTCCCACACACCTGAGATCCCCATCGACATCTCCACGCAGTCCGACGGCCTGTCTGATAAAGAGTGCGCCGTCCGCCGGGTCAAGACTCAGATCTCTCTGGGCAAACTGTGTGCTGATGAGCACAGCTATGAG AATCCGCTGCACTTCGGTGATTCCGACTGTGATACGTCGGATGCGGAATGTTCCGACGCCACCATCAGGAATAAGCAGCCCTGCGCACCCTCTTCCTGGTGA